A segment of the Azospirillum lipoferum 4B genome:
CCGCTGGCCGAGCGCTTCGACGTCGGACCGACCGTCCGCGCGTCTTTCGGCCTGTACAACACCCGGGAGGAGGCCGACGCCCTCGTCCAGTCCCTCCAGGCGGTCAAGGAGTTCTTCGGAGCATGATGGACGATCTGCGCGAGCTGTATCAGGAAGTGATCCTGGATCACGGCAAGAATCCCCGCAACTTCCGCCATCCCGACGACGCCAACCGCGAGGCGAAGGGCGAGAATCCGATGTGCGGCGACCGCTTCATGGTCTATCTGACCCTGAAGGACGGGGTGGTCGACGACGTGGCCTTCCAGGGCCGCGGCTGCGCCATCTCCACCGCCAGCGCCTCGATGATGACGGAGCTGGTGCGCGGCAAGACGGCGGCGGAGGCTGAAAAGCTGTTCCACGCCTTCCACGAGCTGTGCACCCAGGACGAACCCGACATCCCCAAGGGTGTCGATGACGAGACGATGGAAAAGCTGATGGTGATGTCCGGCGTGCGCCAGTTCCCGGTGCGGGTGAAGTGCGCGACGCTGGCCTGGCACGCGATGAACGCGGCGCTCCACGGCGAGGCTGCGGCCTCCAGCGACCAGTTTTGACGGAGGGGGATCGAAATGCCCGATGAAGCCCTGACGCACCGCCCGATGGCCCCCAATCCGGCCGAAGCCGAGGCACAGTTGAACGCGCAGGCCGCCGCGGATGCTGGCGCCGACTCCAAGGAGTTCGCCCCGATGCCCAAGCCGCCCGAGGGATACGACCCGCGGGAGGAGATCATGGATCGCGTCGTGGCGGCCATCAAGACCTGCTACGACCCCGAAATCCCGGTCGATATCTGGGAACTCGGCCTGATCTACCGTGTGGACATGGATGGGCAGCGGAATGTCGAGATTGATATGACGCTGACCAGTCCCATGTGTCCGGTGGCCGGCGAACTGCCCGAACAGGTCCGTCAGGCCGTGCTGGGCGTCGAGGATGTCAACGAGGTCAAGATCGAGCTGGTGTGGGAGCCCCCCTGGCACCAGGGCATGATGTCCGAGGAAGCCCGCCTGCAACTGGATATGTTTTGAGCCGTATTTAGGAGACCGTCACCATGGCCCGTTCCCTGCCCAAGGCGATCACGATCACCGACGCCGCCGCGGAGCGCGTCAAGGCGCTGATGTCCAAGGCCACCGACGACATGGTCGGCCTGCGCATCGGCGTGAAGGCGCGCGGCTGCTCCGGCCTCA
Coding sequences within it:
- a CDS encoding iron-sulfur cluster assembly protein, which translates into the protein MPDEALTHRPMAPNPAEAEAQLNAQAAADAGADSKEFAPMPKPPEGYDPREEIMDRVVAAIKTCYDPEIPVDIWELGLIYRVDMDGQRNVEIDMTLTSPMCPVAGELPEQVRQAVLGVEDVNEVKIELVWEPPWHQGMMSEEARLQLDMF
- the sufU gene encoding Fe-S cluster assembly sulfur transfer protein SufU → MMDDLRELYQEVILDHGKNPRNFRHPDDANREAKGENPMCGDRFMVYLTLKDGVVDDVAFQGRGCAISTASASMMTELVRGKTAAEAEKLFHAFHELCTQDEPDIPKGVDDETMEKLMVMSGVRQFPVRVKCATLAWHAMNAALHGEAAASSDQF